A window of uncultured Draconibacterium sp. contains these coding sequences:
- a CDS encoding LacI family DNA-binding transcriptional regulator, which produces MKSGLVTIKDLARELKISASTVSRALKDHPDISTETKRAVNELAKKLNYQPNAVALSLKQRRSNTIGIIIPEIVHYFFSSVISGIEDVAYDAGFNVIICQSNEKYEREVANAKTLLASRVDGILVSITKETEDYSHLYNLRDNKIPLVFYDRVVPGLNADQVIIDDFDASYRATRHLIDSGRQHIAHFAGPQKLLIGKQRKEGYLKALNEAGLAVDNDLIIEADNFEKARMAIMKLLNTKKKFDGLFATNDLTAIGAMQTIQKRGLKIPDDIAVVGFSDGRFSGITDPTLTSVDQHGYEMGTIATEMLLKRITSEDDEYPAETKVLNANLVVRGSSL; this is translated from the coding sequence ATGAAAAGCGGATTAGTTACAATAAAAGATCTTGCAAGAGAACTTAAAATATCTGCCTCCACAGTTTCAAGAGCACTGAAGGATCATCCTGACATAAGCACTGAAACCAAACGTGCTGTAAACGAATTGGCCAAAAAGCTAAATTATCAGCCAAATGCTGTTGCCTTAAGCTTAAAACAACGACGCAGCAATACCATTGGAATTATTATTCCTGAAATAGTACATTATTTTTTCTCTTCGGTTATTAGTGGAATTGAAGATGTGGCATACGACGCCGGCTTTAACGTTATTATTTGTCAGAGTAATGAAAAATATGAACGCGAAGTAGCAAACGCAAAAACCTTGCTGGCCAGCCGGGTAGATGGTATTTTGGTGTCGATTACAAAAGAAACAGAAGATTACAGCCACTTATATAATTTGCGCGACAATAAAATTCCGCTGGTTTTTTACGATCGTGTTGTTCCCGGCCTGAATGCAGATCAGGTAATTATCGACGATTTTGATGCTTCATACCGGGCCACCCGCCATTTAATCGACAGTGGCAGACAACACATTGCGCATTTTGCCGGTCCACAAAAACTTTTGATTGGGAAACAGCGAAAAGAGGGTTATTTAAAAGCTTTAAACGAAGCCGGGCTTGCCGTGGATAACGACTTGATTATTGAAGCCGATAATTTTGAAAAGGCACGAATGGCAATTATGAAATTGCTTAATACAAAGAAAAAGTTTGATGGCCTGTTTGCCACAAACGATCTTACCGCAATTGGAGCCATGCAAACCATTCAAAAACGAGGCTTAAAAATACCCGATGATATTGCAGTTGTCGGTTTCTCCGATGGTAGATTTTCGGGTATTACCGATCCTACTTTAACATCAGTAGACCAGCACGGATACGAAATGGGAACCATTGCAACCGAAATGTTATTGAAAAGAATTACTTCGGAAGACGATGAATACCCGGCTGAAACAAAAGTGTTAAATGCAAATCTGGTTGTTCGCGGATCGTCTCTTTAA
- a CDS encoding TonB-dependent receptor, protein MRIIRKNLKVVLFLVALLSYTLSYAQVKTITGKVSDAGNGEPLPGVTIVVKGTTQGTITNFDGDYTIDVEEAQTLIFSFIGYTPQEVVVGSSSTINLQLAQSMENLDEVVVIGYGQVKKEDATGSVSAVSSADFNQGAITSPQDLVSGKIAGVQITNGGGAPGAGSTIRIRGGSSLSASNDPLIVIDGVPMDSEGVSGMRNPLNTIHPSDIETFTVLKDASATAIYGSRASNGVVLITTKKGRKGAGLKLSYNGFSSYSTPSGQIDVLSADQFRETVIAEKGSESTAASLLGSTSTDWQDVIFEPAISHDHNVSLTGNIKDMPFRASVGYSDQNGILLNSSMERWTGSVGFNPSFLEDHLKLNVNLKGMVIDNNFSNQGAIGAAVSFDPTQSTYSASDKFGGFFTWTQPNGDPNTLAPTNPMALIKMHDDQSTVKRVVGNAQLDYQFHFLPELKATLNVGLEYSDSEGTTIDDNDAPWTFGNGGGYYGEYTQEKKNELLDFYLTYNKELESIESNLTVMGGYSWQHFWRENYSFSRSGITNETINPENWDPTEYYLVSFFGRANYTYKDKYLLTLTMRQDGTSRFSPDSRWGLFPSAAFAWRISEEDFFQSQSVLSNLKLRLGYGITGQQNIGSGDYPYLARYTYSLDNAQYQFGDQYYQTIRPEGYDSEIKWEETTTMNVGLDYGFLNDRITGTVDVYKRVTNDLLNFIPVPAGTNLTNMLLTNVGDLENRGFEFSVLGRIISKEDLSWEVGFNATYNKNEITKLTATDDPDYLGVETGGISGAVGNNIQIHSVGYPANSFFVYEQVYDEVGKPIQGLYVDRNGDGQITGDDRYRYKKAAPDWFMGFDSKVNWKNWDFGFAGRINLGNYVYNNVWSSNGSLNNLYWSSNYLLNVNQNALETNFQNPQYFTDYYVKNASFLRLDNITLGHSFKNLNNNKMSIRLYGTVQNVFVVTDYKGLDPEVSNGIDNNIYPRPRTFMMGLSIDY, encoded by the coding sequence ATGAGGATTATTCGTAAAAACCTTAAAGTTGTCTTGTTTTTGGTTGCTCTACTCAGCTATACTTTGAGTTATGCGCAGGTGAAAACAATCACAGGTAAAGTTTCCGATGCCGGTAATGGCGAGCCTTTACCTGGTGTTACCATTGTAGTTAAAGGAACTACGCAGGGTACAATTACCAATTTTGATGGAGATTACACCATTGATGTAGAAGAAGCACAGACGCTGATCTTCTCGTTTATTGGTTACACTCCGCAAGAAGTAGTAGTTGGAAGTAGCAGTACAATTAACTTACAGTTGGCCCAGTCGATGGAAAATCTGGATGAAGTGGTTGTAATTGGTTACGGACAAGTTAAAAAAGAAGATGCAACAGGTTCTGTTTCAGCGGTAAGTTCTGCCGACTTTAACCAGGGAGCAATTACTTCTCCACAAGATCTTGTTAGCGGAAAAATTGCAGGGGTACAAATTACCAACGGTGGTGGTGCTCCGGGTGCCGGTTCAACTATCCGAATCAGGGGTGGTTCTTCGCTTTCGGCAAGTAACGATCCTTTAATTGTAATCGACGGTGTTCCAATGGACAGTGAAGGTGTTTCGGGAATGAGAAATCCGTTAAATACAATTCACCCAAGTGATATTGAAACGTTTACCGTATTAAAAGATGCTTCGGCAACTGCTATTTACGGTTCGCGCGCATCAAACGGTGTTGTACTTATTACCACTAAAAAAGGAAGAAAAGGTGCCGGGCTAAAACTTAGCTACAACGGTTTTTCTTCGTACAGCACTCCTTCCGGACAAATTGATGTTTTATCGGCCGATCAGTTCAGAGAAACTGTAATTGCTGAAAAAGGTTCAGAATCAACTGCAGCAAGCCTTCTTGGTTCAACATCAACCGACTGGCAGGATGTAATTTTCGAACCTGCAATCAGTCATGACCACAACGTAAGTCTTACCGGAAATATCAAAGACATGCCATTCAGAGCATCAGTTGGATATTCAGATCAAAATGGTATCCTGTTGAATTCGAGCATGGAACGCTGGACCGGATCTGTTGGTTTCAATCCTAGTTTTCTGGAAGATCACCTAAAATTAAATGTAAACCTGAAAGGGATGGTTATCGACAATAATTTCTCGAATCAGGGTGCAATTGGTGCTGCGGTAAGTTTCGATCCTACACAGTCTACTTACAGTGCAAGCGACAAATTCGGTGGCTTTTTTACATGGACTCAGCCCAACGGCGATCCAAATACGCTGGCCCCAACCAACCCAATGGCTCTTATAAAAATGCACGACGACCAGTCGACTGTTAAACGAGTAGTTGGAAATGCACAACTTGATTATCAGTTTCATTTTCTTCCTGAATTAAAAGCCACTCTTAATGTTGGTTTGGAATATTCAGACAGTGAAGGAACGACAATTGACGATAACGATGCCCCCTGGACCTTTGGTAACGGTGGCGGATATTACGGAGAATACACGCAGGAAAAGAAAAATGAATTGCTGGATTTCTACCTGACATACAACAAAGAGCTTGAATCGATAGAAAGTAATCTTACCGTAATGGGTGGTTATTCGTGGCAACATTTCTGGAGAGAAAACTACTCATTCTCAAGAAGCGGTATAACCAACGAAACCATTAATCCTGAAAACTGGGATCCAACTGAATATTATCTGGTTTCATTCTTTGGCCGTGCAAATTATACTTACAAAGACAAATACTTGTTGACTTTAACCATGCGTCAGGACGGAACATCACGTTTCTCGCCTGACAGTCGCTGGGGTTTATTCCCATCAGCAGCTTTTGCATGGCGAATCAGCGAAGAGGATTTCTTCCAGAGTCAATCGGTTCTTTCAAACCTTAAACTTCGTTTGGGATACGGTATTACCGGTCAGCAGAATATTGGTAGCGGCGATTACCCTTATCTGGCTCGTTATACATATAGTTTAGATAATGCGCAGTACCAGTTTGGTGACCAATACTATCAAACCATTCGTCCTGAAGGTTACGACTCAGAAATTAAATGGGAAGAGACAACAACAATGAACGTTGGTTTGGACTATGGCTTTTTAAACGATCGTATTACAGGTACAGTTGACGTGTACAAACGCGTTACCAACGACTTGTTAAACTTTATTCCGGTTCCTGCAGGTACCAACCTTACCAACATGTTGTTGACCAACGTAGGCGATCTTGAAAACAGAGGTTTCGAATTCTCTGTTTTAGGCCGTATTATTTCGAAAGAAGACCTTTCGTGGGAAGTTGGATTTAACGCCACTTACAATAAAAATGAAATTACAAAACTTACAGCAACCGACGATCCTGACTACCTTGGCGTAGAAACCGGAGGAATTTCGGGTGCAGTTGGTAATAACATTCAGATCCACTCGGTAGGTTATCCTGCAAATTCATTCTTTGTTTACGAACAGGTTTACGATGAAGTAGGAAAACCAATTCAGGGATTGTATGTGGACAGAAACGGAGACGGCCAAATTACCGGTGACGACAGGTACCGCTATAAAAAAGCTGCACCCGACTGGTTTATGGGCTTCGATTCGAAAGTAAACTGGAAAAACTGGGACTTCGGATTTGCCGGAAGAATTAACCTGGGCAATTACGTGTACAACAACGTTTGGTCATCAAACGGTTCATTAAACAACCTATACTGGTCGTCGAATTACTTGTTAAATGTAAACCAGAACGCTTTGGAAACCAATTTCCAAAATCCACAGTATTTCACCGACTACTACGTGAAAAACGCTTCGTTCCTGCGTTTAGATAATATTACACTGGGACACAGCTTTAAAAATCTGAACAATAACAAAATGAGTATTCGCTTG
- a CDS encoding family 65 glycosyl hydrolase domain-containing protein — MKDYIIHHEWKIVEEGFEPELNRISESLFSIGNGKMGQRANFEERYSGETLNGTYVAGIYYPDKTRVGWWKNGYPEYFAKIINSTNWIGIRIKINGEELDLARVKVLSFARELDMQHGLLSRRFVAELKNGNQVEVSSHRFVSIAATEIGAIRYTVKALNFEGTIQVIPFLDADVVNEDSNYDEKFWTEVSRAVGGAEGYITVETLKTEFQVCTGMWFQLLKHGEKVDTKISNRNKEKYVEASQDVGVNVGDEIVVEKFSATVSSLYFEKEELVEKAKEVIDIAAEAGFDALFESHKNLWLSKWETSDIKIEGDVAAQQGIRFNIFQLNQTYTGEDERLNIGPKGFTGEKYGGVTYWDTEAYCLPFYLSTAPQTVAKNLLVYRHKHLQKAIENAEKLGFKNGAALYPMVTINGEECHNEWEITFEEVHRNGAIAYAIYDYVNYTGDKEYLAPTGFEVLLGISRFWSQRVNWSVAKQKYVMLGVTGPNEYENNVNNNFHTSYMAVWTLKYTLEVIEYLKIEYPFFYEELVQKWKFNELTETAHWQEIIDKMYFPRDEELGVYLQQDGFLDKDLTPVAELSEQDLPINQKWSWDRILRSPYIKQADTLQSLYLFQENFSIEDIKRHFDFYEPLTVHESSLSPCVHSILAAKIGYQEKSYEMYLRTARLDLDDYNNDTEDGLHITSMGGTWMSFVMAFGGMRVTNGKLTFNPFIPKSWLSYAFKINFGGAQLEVKKESGVFCIINHSGVKVPVTIWGTEHEIAGNTKMEFKR, encoded by the coding sequence ATGAAGGATTATATAATTCATCACGAGTGGAAAATAGTTGAGGAGGGATTTGAGCCTGAACTAAATCGCATTTCCGAGAGTCTTTTTAGCATCGGAAATGGGAAAATGGGGCAGCGCGCAAATTTTGAGGAGAGGTACTCCGGCGAAACCTTAAACGGTACGTACGTAGCCGGAATTTATTATCCCGATAAAACCCGCGTAGGCTGGTGGAAAAACGGTTATCCGGAGTATTTCGCCAAAATAATTAACTCCACCAACTGGATTGGAATACGCATAAAAATTAATGGTGAAGAGCTGGATTTGGCCAGGGTAAAAGTTTTGTCGTTTGCCCGTGAACTCGATATGCAACACGGACTTTTATCGCGAAGATTTGTTGCCGAATTAAAAAATGGCAACCAGGTTGAAGTAAGTTCGCACCGGTTTGTAAGCATTGCAGCCACCGAAATTGGAGCCATCCGGTATACCGTAAAAGCACTAAATTTTGAAGGTACCATTCAGGTAATTCCGTTTTTAGATGCCGATGTGGTGAATGAAGACTCAAACTACGACGAAAAATTTTGGACTGAAGTGTCGCGTGCTGTTGGTGGAGCCGAAGGATACATTACAGTCGAGACATTAAAAACAGAGTTTCAGGTGTGTACCGGCATGTGGTTTCAGCTCTTAAAACATGGAGAAAAAGTAGATACTAAAATATCGAACAGAAATAAAGAAAAATATGTTGAGGCATCGCAGGATGTGGGAGTAAATGTAGGTGATGAAATAGTTGTTGAGAAATTCTCGGCGACTGTTTCTTCCCTTTATTTCGAAAAAGAAGAACTGGTTGAAAAGGCGAAAGAAGTTATTGATATTGCTGCTGAAGCAGGATTCGACGCACTTTTTGAAAGTCATAAAAACCTGTGGTTGTCCAAGTGGGAAACCAGTGACATAAAAATTGAGGGCGATGTGGCCGCCCAGCAAGGAATACGTTTTAATATTTTTCAGTTAAACCAAACCTACACAGGCGAAGACGAAAGATTAAACATTGGCCCCAAAGGTTTTACCGGCGAAAAATACGGTGGAGTAACCTATTGGGACACAGAAGCCTATTGTTTACCTTTTTACCTAAGCACAGCTCCTCAAACGGTAGCAAAAAACTTATTGGTTTACCGCCACAAACACCTGCAAAAAGCCATTGAAAACGCAGAAAAACTGGGTTTTAAAAATGGTGCAGCACTTTATCCCATGGTTACTATCAACGGAGAAGAATGCCACAACGAATGGGAGATTACGTTTGAGGAAGTTCACCGGAACGGGGCAATTGCGTATGCCATTTATGACTATGTAAATTATACCGGCGACAAAGAATACCTGGCACCGACGGGTTTTGAAGTATTGTTGGGCATTAGCCGTTTTTGGAGCCAGCGTGTAAACTGGTCGGTGGCAAAACAAAAGTATGTTATGCTGGGTGTTACCGGGCCCAATGAGTACGAAAACAATGTAAACAATAATTTCCACACCAGTTATATGGCGGTGTGGACTTTAAAATATACGCTCGAGGTAATTGAATACCTTAAAATTGAATACCCGTTTTTTTACGAAGAACTGGTTCAAAAATGGAAGTTTAATGAATTAACAGAAACCGCGCACTGGCAGGAAATAATTGATAAAATGTATTTTCCCCGCGATGAGGAGCTGGGTGTATATCTTCAGCAAGATGGATTTTTAGACAAAGACCTTACTCCGGTTGCAGAACTTTCTGAACAGGATTTACCCATCAATCAAAAATGGTCGTGGGACCGGATTTTACGTTCGCCGTACATAAAACAAGCCGACACTTTGCAAAGTTTATACCTGTTTCAGGAGAACTTTTCGATTGAAGACATAAAACGTCACTTCGATTTTTATGAGCCACTAACGGTGCACGAATCTTCGCTTTCGCCATGTGTACATTCTATTTTGGCAGCTAAAATTGGCTACCAGGAAAAATCGTATGAAATGTATTTACGCACAGCCCGACTCGATTTAGATGATTACAACAACGATACCGAAGATGGTTTGCACATTACAAGCATGGGCGGAACCTGGATGTCGTTTGTAATGGCTTTTGGTGGAATGCGTGTTACAAACGGGAAGTTGACTTTTAATCCTTTTATTCCGAAATCGTGGCTTTCGTATGCATTCAAAATCAATTTTGGTGGTGCGCAATTGGAAGTTAAAAAGGAGAGTGGTGTTTTCTGTATAATTAATCATTCCGGAGTAAAAGTACCCGTAACGATTTGGGGCACTGAGCATGAGATTGCCGGAAATACAAAAATGGAATTTAAAAGGTAA
- a CDS encoding MFS transporter, whose amino-acid sequence MSKKPTLSFWQIWNMSFGFLGIQFGFALQNANVSRIFETLGANVEDIPILWIAAPVTGLIIQPIIGHMSDKTWNRLGRRRPYFLFGAIFASLALLLMPNSPALWVAAGTLWIMDASINISMEPFRAFVGDMLPNEQRTRGFAMQSFFIGTGAVVGSILPWVMTNWLNIPNTAPEGMIPPSVKWSFYIGAAVFFMAILWTIFTTKEYPPEKMSEFVQEEKKTTLASLGYNEEPVNRNRFLKVGGVFGIIGLVIVGLTYQLQLDKNLYILGGILLLFLVLMLLAYATKVEGKKENALVEIFSDLLRMPATMKQLAIVQFFTWIGLFALWIYAVSGITSHVYGTSDPLSQLYNDGADWVTVLFGIYNGVAALMAFALPVLAKYTNRKTTHFICLVLGGIGLASVYLINDPKWLIVSMIGVGIAWASILSMPYAILTGSLPSHKMGIYMGIFNFFIVIPQILAATILGFVVQNLFGGESILALVLGGVSMVIAAVMVLFVKDVATTNK is encoded by the coding sequence ATGAGTAAAAAACCTACCCTGAGTTTTTGGCAGATTTGGAATATGAGCTTTGGATTTTTGGGGATTCAGTTTGGATTTGCATTACAAAATGCAAATGTCAGCCGAATTTTTGAAACGCTTGGTGCCAATGTGGAAGACATACCCATTTTATGGATTGCTGCTCCGGTAACCGGTCTTATTATTCAGCCAATTATCGGGCACATGAGTGATAAAACCTGGAACCGACTGGGACGAAGAAGACCCTACTTTTTGTTCGGAGCTATTTTTGCATCGCTGGCACTTTTGTTAATGCCAAATTCTCCGGCTTTGTGGGTAGCTGCCGGAACCTTGTGGATTATGGATGCTTCCATAAATATTTCGATGGAACCTTTTCGGGCTTTTGTTGGCGATATGCTGCCAAACGAACAACGCACCCGTGGATTTGCCATGCAAAGTTTCTTTATTGGAACAGGAGCAGTGGTTGGTTCAATTCTTCCCTGGGTAATGACCAATTGGTTGAACATACCAAATACGGCCCCCGAAGGAATGATTCCTCCATCGGTAAAATGGTCGTTTTACATTGGTGCTGCCGTGTTTTTTATGGCTATTTTATGGACAATATTCACCACAAAGGAGTATCCTCCCGAAAAAATGAGTGAGTTTGTACAGGAGGAAAAGAAAACCACGTTGGCCTCGCTTGGTTACAATGAAGAACCGGTTAACAGAAACCGTTTCCTAAAAGTAGGAGGTGTTTTCGGAATCATCGGGCTTGTTATTGTTGGATTAACGTATCAACTGCAGTTGGATAAAAATCTATACATTCTGGGAGGAATTCTTTTGCTGTTTTTAGTGCTGATGCTTTTGGCTTATGCTACAAAAGTGGAAGGCAAAAAGGAAAATGCCCTTGTTGAAATTTTTTCCGACTTGCTTCGTATGCCGGCTACAATGAAACAACTGGCAATTGTTCAGTTTTTTACCTGGATTGGTTTGTTCGCCTTGTGGATTTACGCAGTTTCGGGTATTACAAGTCATGTGTACGGTACATCCGATCCGCTATCTCAGTTGTACAACGATGGTGCCGACTGGGTAACCGTACTTTTCGGAATTTACAACGGTGTTGCCGCTTTAATGGCATTTGCATTGCCGGTTTTAGCGAAATACACCAATCGAAAAACCACTCACTTTATCTGTTTGGTTTTGGGTGGAATTGGTTTAGCATCAGTTTATCTCATTAACGATCCCAAATGGTTAATTGTATCGATGATCGGTGTTGGTATTGCATGGGCGAGTATTCTTTCTATGCCTTATGCCATTCTTACCGGGTCATTGCCTTCTCATAAAATGGGAATTTACATGGGCATTTTCAATTTCTTTATTGTTATACCCCAAATTCTTGCCGCTACAATTCTTGGATTTGTGGTGCAGAATTTATTCGGAGGTGAGTCAATTTTAGCACTTGTTTTGGGAGGAGTATCAATGGTTATTGCAGCAGTAATGGTGTTGTTTGTTAAAGATGTTGCAACAACAAATAAATAA